A single window of Modestobacter italicus DNA harbors:
- a CDS encoding DUF7282 domain-containing protein, translated as MTRCRRSLLVLPTAAALILLSGCGDDAPEGDAPASSPATAGETTVAPEGESGSDQQADLEFEDQSGDGSSVVVDTVSAPQGGFVVVTAEGADAPLGSVQVQVGTTDDVQVPLDTPLTASTDLTATLVADTDGDGAFDPTADEAVPEPISGDDSSDDASDDTDVVDDGAAYSLG; from the coding sequence GTGACCCGATGTCGCCGATCCCTGCTGGTCCTACCCACCGCAGCCGCGCTCATCCTGCTCTCCGGCTGCGGGGACGACGCGCCTGAGGGCGATGCCCCGGCGTCGTCCCCGGCGACGGCGGGGGAGACCACCGTCGCGCCCGAGGGCGAGTCGGGCAGCGACCAGCAGGCCGATCTGGAGTTCGAGGACCAGTCCGGCGACGGCAGCAGCGTCGTCGTGGACACCGTCTCCGCACCGCAGGGTGGCTTCGTGGTCGTCACCGCCGAGGGTGCCGACGCCCCGCTCGGCTCGGTGCAGGTCCAGGTCGGGACGACGGACGACGTGCAGGTGCCGCTGGACACGCCGCTGACCGCGAGCACCGATCTCACCGCGACCCTGGTCGCCGACACCGACGGGGACGGCGCGTTCGACCCGACCGCCGACGAGGCCGTGCCCGAGCCGATCTCCGGTGACGACAGCTCGGACGACGCCTCCGACGACACCGACGTGGTCGACGACGGCGCCGCGTACTCCCTCGGCTGA
- a CDS encoding phospholipid scramblase-related protein — MTAPPPPPGWYPDPAGSPGTRWWDGRGWTDHLQAPAVAVHQAPERRRSVLLEQPVLVVAQKTKLIELTNEYAVFDGAGQQVGAVTQVGQSSLKKAFRLVSSLDQFLTHHLEVRDAAGPVLVLTRPAKVVRSRVLVARPDGEPVGEIAQANVFGRIRFDLLVGGRPVGAIQAENWRAWDFAVSDGSGAEVARITKKWEGFARTLFTTADNYVVQVHQRLEDPLASLVLASALTVDTALKQDDRGLN, encoded by the coding sequence ATGACCGCACCGCCGCCCCCGCCGGGCTGGTACCCCGACCCCGCCGGCAGCCCCGGTACGCGCTGGTGGGACGGCCGGGGCTGGACCGACCACCTCCAGGCCCCCGCGGTGGCGGTGCATCAGGCGCCGGAACGGCGGCGGTCGGTGCTGCTCGAGCAGCCGGTGCTGGTGGTCGCGCAGAAGACCAAGCTGATCGAGCTCACCAACGAGTACGCCGTCTTCGACGGGGCCGGCCAGCAGGTCGGCGCGGTCACCCAGGTCGGGCAGAGCTCGCTGAAGAAGGCGTTCCGGCTGGTGTCGAGCCTGGACCAGTTCCTCACCCACCACCTGGAGGTCCGCGACGCCGCCGGCCCGGTGCTGGTGCTGACCCGGCCGGCGAAGGTGGTGCGGTCCCGGGTGCTGGTGGCCCGGCCGGACGGCGAGCCGGTCGGCGAGATCGCGCAGGCCAACGTCTTCGGCAGGATCCGGTTCGACCTGCTGGTCGGCGGCCGGCCCGTCGGTGCGATCCAGGCGGAGAACTGGCGGGCCTGGGACTTCGCGGTCAGCGACGGGTCGGGTGCCGAGGTCGCCCGGATCACCAAGAAGTGGGAGGGGTTCGCCCGCACGCTGTTCACCACCGCGGACAACTACGTCGTCCAGGTGCACCAGCGGCTGGAGGACCCGCTGGCCAGCCTCGTGCTGGCCAGCGCGCTGACCGTCGACACCGCGCTGAAGCAGGACGACCGGGGCCTCAACTGA
- a CDS encoding mandelate racemase/muconate lactonizing enzyme family protein has product MKITEITAAPLLRSSANQPMTFFVVRVATDEGLVGYGEACDCFGVSHPTVLATIVDDVLAPALLGTEVGAGGPVVEPVVHATRRTLGAGTVAAQARSAVAIALTDLAGQAAGRSVSDAAGRVRDSVRVYVGSSPFLESGPATQHLDRLAPALERGVDMVKMRIGQDWRAALRVLAELRGLLGDAVEVAVDASEFFTLADALGIADGLAGLDIAWLEEPLPYEQRPAIAELARRTRVPLAYGEHLFTLGEAAEALDGGITVVQPDASICGGIEPARAIAGLAAARGARAVGHLHGGVISMAANLHVAASTAVDVLEFPVHLDPLLTDDAGLALGLSAIVDGRLPVPTGPGLGVTLAPDFLDRWALRS; this is encoded by the coding sequence GTGAAGATCACCGAGATCACGGCGGCGCCGCTGCTGCGCTCCAGCGCCAACCAGCCGATGACGTTCTTCGTCGTCCGGGTGGCCACCGACGAGGGCCTCGTCGGGTACGGGGAGGCGTGCGACTGCTTCGGCGTCTCGCACCCCACCGTGCTGGCCACCATCGTCGACGACGTCCTGGCCCCGGCGCTGCTGGGCACCGAGGTGGGGGCGGGCGGTCCGGTCGTGGAGCCGGTCGTGCACGCCACCCGCCGGACGCTCGGTGCGGGCACCGTCGCCGCCCAGGCCCGCAGCGCCGTGGCCATCGCGCTCACCGACCTGGCCGGGCAGGCGGCCGGCCGGTCGGTGAGCGACGCCGCGGGGCGGGTGCGCGACAGCGTGCGGGTGTACGTCGGGAGCAGCCCGTTCCTCGAGTCCGGCCCGGCGACCCAGCACCTGGACCGGCTCGCCCCGGCGCTGGAGCGCGGCGTCGACATGGTCAAGATGCGGATAGGCCAGGACTGGCGGGCCGCGCTCCGGGTCCTCGCCGAGCTGCGCGGGCTGCTCGGGGACGCGGTCGAGGTCGCGGTGGACGCCAGCGAGTTCTTCACGCTCGCCGACGCCCTCGGCATCGCCGACGGGCTGGCCGGCCTGGACATCGCCTGGCTCGAGGAACCGCTGCCCTACGAGCAGCGCCCGGCGATCGCGGAGCTGGCGCGCCGGACCCGGGTGCCCCTGGCCTACGGGGAGCACCTGTTCACCCTGGGGGAGGCGGCCGAGGCGCTGGACGGCGGGATCACGGTCGTCCAGCCCGACGCGTCCATCTGCGGCGGCATCGAGCCGGCGCGGGCGATCGCCGGGCTGGCGGCCGCCCGAGGGGCCCGGGCGGTCGGCCACCTGCACGGTGGCGTGATCTCGATGGCGGCCAACCTCCACGTCGCGGCCTCGACGGCGGTGGACGTCCTCGAGTTCCCGGTGCACCTGGACCCGCTGCTGACCGACGACGCGGGGCTGGCCCTCGGCCTCTCCGCGATCGTCGACGGCCGGCTGCCGGTGCCGACCGGGCCGGGCCTCGGGGTGACCCTGGCGCCGGACTTCCTCGACCGGTGGGCGCTGCGGTCGTGA
- a CDS encoding MFS transporter — MAGAVQQAPPEQHRLPVRTLVSASIGNAVEWFDWTVYATFLVYFSTQFFPKENEALALIGTTSTYALAFFFRPLGGWLLGRFADLRGRKAGMLLTILLMAGGSLVIAILPTYEQVGWLAPLFLLLARIAQGMSLGGEVSNASAYLAEIAPPARRGRYSAFFYISTGTALLAASLLGVLLTNVLDDDQLSSYGWRIAFAAGGLLGLVGLWLRRSLSETDQFEENAAKARATKNPLLLTVKEHPRAVLQLCAFTMLSTLSYYTFFSALTPFAINFRDADANDVFLALSIGTALFVACCYPFGALSDRFGRKPQMLVWSAAIAVLIVPLSFLVQDRLASLVVVFSVGLVLYALLASIAPAIMSELFPTELRATGIGAWYNLTVAVFGGTAPLVITALSEADHPLWFFWYVAAAAVVAFCAILTLPETRGSELR; from the coding sequence ATGGCCGGCGCGGTGCAGCAGGCACCCCCTGAACAGCACCGGTTGCCGGTGCGCACGCTGGTCTCGGCCAGCATCGGCAATGCCGTCGAGTGGTTCGACTGGACGGTCTACGCGACCTTCCTGGTGTACTTCTCCACCCAGTTCTTCCCCAAGGAGAACGAGGCGCTGGCGCTGATCGGCACCACGTCCACCTACGCGCTGGCGTTCTTCTTCCGGCCGTTGGGTGGCTGGCTGCTCGGCCGCTTCGCCGACCTGCGCGGACGCAAGGCCGGGATGCTGCTCACCATCCTGCTGATGGCCGGCGGTTCGCTGGTGATCGCGATCCTGCCGACCTACGAGCAGGTGGGGTGGCTGGCACCCCTGTTCCTGCTGCTCGCCCGGATCGCCCAGGGCATGTCGCTCGGTGGTGAGGTCTCCAACGCCTCGGCCTACCTGGCGGAGATCGCCCCACCGGCGCGCCGCGGCAGGTACTCCGCCTTCTTCTACATCTCGACCGGCACCGCGCTGCTGGCCGCCTCCCTGCTCGGTGTGCTGCTCACCAACGTGCTCGACGACGACCAGCTCAGCTCCTACGGCTGGCGCATCGCCTTCGCGGCCGGCGGCCTGCTGGGCCTCGTGGGGCTGTGGCTGCGCCGGTCGCTCAGCGAGACCGACCAGTTCGAGGAGAACGCGGCCAAGGCGCGAGCGACGAAGAACCCGCTGCTGCTGACCGTCAAGGAGCACCCGCGGGCGGTGCTGCAGCTGTGCGCCTTCACCATGCTGTCGACGCTGTCGTACTACACGTTCTTCAGCGCGCTGACGCCCTTCGCGATCAACTTCCGGGACGCCGACGCCAACGACGTCTTCCTCGCCCTCTCGATCGGCACCGCGCTGTTCGTCGCCTGCTGCTACCCGTTCGGGGCGCTGTCGGACCGGTTCGGCCGCAAGCCGCAGATGCTGGTGTGGTCCGCGGCCATCGCGGTGCTGATCGTCCCGCTGTCCTTCCTGGTGCAGGACCGGCTCGCCTCGCTGGTGGTGGTGTTCAGCGTCGGCCTCGTGCTCTACGCCCTGCTGGCCTCCATCGCCCCGGCGATCATGAGCGAGCTGTTCCCGACCGAGCTGCGGGCCACCGGCATCGGCGCCTGGTACAACCTCACGGTCGCCGTCTTCGGCGGGACGGCGCCGCTGGTCATCACCGCGTTGTCCGAGGCCGACCACCCGCTCTGGTTCTTCTGGTACGTCGCCGCGGCCGCGGTCGTGGCGTTCTGCGCGATCCTCACCCTCCCCGAGACCCGGGGGAGCGAGCTCCGCTGA
- a CDS encoding RES family NAD+ phosphorylase codes for MSVPLDEDVVQQVNDAGSTPWSGTVHRYTAAEYEPLSGEGAYKFGGRWNPRRIFPTIYLARPLSASMGELRRLAEATSVDPQALLRRGYVLHDIEVVDLPVLDLRTPAALAFVGLSVDDIADDDWAACQSVGHAAWFLEYAGVLAPSATGDGHVLAAFEHRIQPGQMAVLESRPLDLETYLRHCPPA; via the coding sequence GTGAGCGTCCCGTTGGATGAGGACGTCGTTCAGCAGGTTAACGACGCCGGGTCCACGCCGTGGTCGGGAACCGTCCACCGTTACACGGCCGCCGAGTACGAACCTCTCTCCGGAGAGGGCGCCTACAAGTTCGGCGGTCGCTGGAACCCGCGGCGCATCTTCCCGACGATCTACCTGGCCCGGCCGCTGAGCGCCTCGATGGGCGAGCTGCGCCGCCTGGCTGAAGCAACCTCGGTCGATCCGCAAGCACTTCTACGTCGGGGATACGTCCTGCACGACATCGAGGTGGTCGACCTTCCGGTGCTAGACCTACGCACCCCGGCCGCCCTTGCCTTCGTCGGACTCAGCGTCGATGACATCGCCGATGACGATTGGGCTGCGTGCCAGTCAGTAGGCCATGCGGCCTGGTTTCTCGAATACGCCGGCGTTCTGGCTCCGTCCGCCACCGGGGACGGCCACGTCCTCGCGGCGTTCGAGCACCGAATCCAGCCGGGACAGATGGCCGTCCTCGAGTCCCGACCGCTGGATCTGGAGACGTACCTGAGGCACTGCCCGCCTGCCTAG
- a CDS encoding NAD-dependent epimerase/dehydratase family protein, giving the protein MRVLVTGSRGQVGRAVVAQLAARSHDVRGTDLGTPSYGAGEPVPYVRADLTDAGQAAAVVRDVDAVVHTAALPRPGMDPDHVVFGVNTAAAFAVVDAAARAGVRRFVALSSDSVAGITWAAEPGPPAFLPIDETHPDRPEDPYATSKQVAELLCDALVRRSACTAVSVRATWVQTADTYAGNLGPFLRDRSLPSPMFWSYVDVTDLAELLVLAVESDTPGHEVVYAAAADNAGGRDLRGEALAVHPGLEVRPLDRPDASAISSAKAQRLFGWAPRRSWRDHLTEDGRSLPSRP; this is encoded by the coding sequence GTGAGGGTGCTCGTCACCGGCAGCCGCGGCCAGGTCGGCCGGGCGGTCGTCGCGCAGCTGGCCGCCCGGAGTCACGACGTCCGGGGCACCGACCTGGGCACGCCGTCCTACGGAGCCGGCGAGCCGGTGCCCTACGTCCGGGCCGACCTGACCGACGCCGGGCAGGCCGCGGCCGTCGTCCGGGACGTCGACGCGGTGGTGCACACGGCTGCCCTGCCCCGGCCCGGGATGGACCCCGACCACGTCGTCTTCGGCGTCAACACGGCGGCTGCCTTCGCGGTCGTCGACGCGGCGGCCCGCGCCGGGGTCCGCCGGTTCGTGGCGCTCTCCTCCGACAGCGTCGCGGGAATCACCTGGGCGGCGGAGCCCGGGCCGCCGGCGTTCCTGCCGATCGACGAGACGCACCCGGACCGCCCCGAGGACCCCTACGCCACGAGCAAGCAGGTGGCGGAGCTGCTCTGCGACGCGCTGGTGCGCCGCAGCGCGTGCACCGCGGTGTCGGTGCGGGCCACCTGGGTGCAGACGGCCGACACCTACGCGGGCAACCTCGGGCCGTTCCTGCGTGACCGGTCGCTGCCCAGCCCGATGTTCTGGAGCTACGTCGACGTCACCGACCTGGCCGAGCTGCTGGTGCTGGCCGTGGAGTCCGACACCCCGGGCCACGAGGTGGTCTACGCGGCCGCAGCGGACAACGCCGGTGGCCGGGACCTGCGGGGGGAGGCCCTCGCCGTGCACCCCGGGCTCGAGGTGCGACCGCTGGACCGGCCCGATGCCAGCGCGATCAGCAGCGCGAAGGCGCAGCGGCTGTTCGGCTGGGCGCCACGCCGGAGCTGGCGGGACCACCTGACCGAGGACGGCCGGTCGCTACCGTCCCGGCCATGA
- a CDS encoding glucose-6-phosphate dehydrogenase, which yields MPPTGTNELTPTVFVLYGATGDLARRMVLPAFFELAQHGLLPEDWRLIGSGRGERTDEEFVEHVRSALAEFGPDPDEGPWDDFAQRLRFAGGGFTADDPGQLLDAVATARKEIGDDAQLVHYLSLPPKAFTDYTRALGAHGLGEGARVVYEKPFGASPEGFRELDDLVHSVFDEEQVFRIDHFLGKEGTQDLHALRFANGLFEPMWSREHVAQVQIDVPEDLDVADRADFYDATGATLDMLVTHLFQVAAEVAMEPPVSFSADDILSARESVLANFRPLAPEDVVLGQFEGYRELDGVPDDSDTDTYVAARLFIDTGRWRGVPFLLRTGKRMAAKQQRVSLVLHRPKGPVNDVPANGNVVSLSLAGAGAVDIDVMAKKPGPDLAMAPARVSLDLSKIPGGEPLAPYVSLIHDVLIGDRSLFTTSEGLAQTWRALQPVLDARPEVHPYAPGSWGPAAANALTGEHGWLLGQTE from the coding sequence GTGCCCCCCACCGGGACGAACGAACTGACCCCCACCGTGTTCGTGCTCTACGGCGCGACCGGCGACCTGGCCCGCCGGATGGTGCTGCCGGCCTTCTTCGAGCTGGCCCAGCACGGCCTGCTCCCGGAGGACTGGCGGCTGATCGGCAGCGGGCGCGGTGAGCGCACCGACGAGGAGTTCGTCGAGCACGTCCGCAGCGCGCTCGCGGAGTTCGGGCCCGACCCGGACGAGGGCCCGTGGGACGACTTCGCCCAGCGGCTGCGCTTCGCCGGCGGTGGGTTCACCGCCGACGACCCCGGCCAGCTGCTCGACGCCGTCGCCACCGCCCGCAAGGAGATCGGCGACGACGCCCAGCTCGTGCACTACCTCTCCCTGCCGCCCAAGGCCTTCACCGACTACACCCGGGCGCTGGGCGCCCACGGTCTCGGCGAGGGCGCCCGGGTCGTGTACGAGAAGCCGTTCGGCGCCTCCCCCGAGGGCTTCCGCGAGCTCGACGACCTGGTGCACTCGGTCTTCGACGAGGAGCAGGTCTTCCGGATCGACCACTTCCTGGGCAAGGAGGGCACGCAGGACCTGCACGCGCTGCGCTTCGCCAACGGCCTCTTCGAGCCCATGTGGAGCCGCGAGCACGTGGCGCAGGTGCAGATCGACGTCCCCGAGGACCTCGACGTCGCCGACCGGGCCGACTTCTACGACGCCACCGGCGCGACGCTGGACATGCTGGTCACCCACCTGTTCCAGGTCGCCGCCGAGGTCGCCATGGAGCCCCCGGTGAGCTTCTCGGCCGACGACATCCTCTCCGCCCGCGAGTCGGTGCTGGCCAACTTCCGCCCGCTCGCGCCCGAGGACGTCGTCCTCGGCCAGTTCGAGGGCTACCGCGAGCTGGACGGCGTGCCGGACGACAGCGACACCGACACCTACGTGGCCGCCCGGCTGTTCATCGACACCGGCCGCTGGCGGGGTGTGCCCTTCCTGCTGCGCACCGGCAAGCGGATGGCGGCCAAGCAGCAGCGGGTGAGCCTGGTGCTGCACCGCCCCAAGGGCCCGGTCAACGACGTGCCCGCCAACGGCAACGTGGTCTCGCTGTCGCTGGCCGGCGCGGGCGCCGTGGACATCGACGTGATGGCCAAGAAGCCGGGGCCGGACCTGGCGATGGCCCCGGCGCGGGTCTCGCTGGACCTGTCGAAGATCCCCGGCGGCGAGCCGCTGGCGCCCTACGTCTCGCTGATCCACGACGTGCTGATCGGCGACCGGTCGCTGTTCACCACCAGCGAGGGGCTGGCGCAGACCTGGCGGGCGCTGCAGCCGGTGCTCGACGCCCGGCCCGAGGTGCACCCCTACGCCCCCGGCTCGTGGGGGCCGGCGGCGGCCAACGCGCTGACCGGCGAGCACGGCTGGCTGCTCGGCCAGACCGAGTAG